In the Desulfuromonas sp. DDH964 genome, AACAGCGGGTTTGGCGGCATCAACGCTGCGCTGCTGCTCGGTGCCGGAGGTGAGCAATGAAGGCGCGCGTTCTCGGTTCCGGTTGGGTGACCTCCGGTGGTTGGGGACAGGGTGGCAGCGACGCCCTTTTCGGCCTCGATGGGGGAAGGTTGCCGGAGCTGACGCGCAAGGATCTCTTTGCCGACCCCTATCCCCGTTTCGGGCGGCTCGATCCCTTTTCCCGTCTCGGCCTGTCGGCGATCGCGCTCGCCCTTGCCGACGCCGGCATCGCCTCCTGGCAGGAGAAGCGTCCGATCGGTCTGGTGGCGGATAGCCGCTACGGTTGCCTGGCGACCGATTTCGACTACTTTCGGGCGCTGCTGCCGGAGGAAGGTGGTTTGGCAAGTCCCAACCTTTTTGCCTACACCCTGCCCAACACCCTTCTCGGCGAAGCAGCGATCCGCTTTGGCCTGACCGGGCCGGGATTCGTGCAGAGCAGTGGAGAGGGTTCGCCCTTTGCTGCCCTTGAGGTGGCGCTGGAACTGCTCTGCGACGGTGATGCGCCGGCGGTTGTTGCCGGTTTCTGCGAACTGCCACCCCTTTCTGCCGGAGGCAGGAGTGAACCGGATCGAGCCGGCGCGGCTTTTCTGGTGCTCGCTCCGGTCGAGGAGGATTCCGCAGCGGGACCCCGCCTCACCTACGACGGCACCTGGCGGGTTGACGATCGAATGGTGACAGACTGGCCCGGATTGATAGCGGCCTGCCGGCAACCTGCCGGAAGCGAATTCTGCAACAAGCGCAAGGAGCCTTCATGAAGCTGAAGCTGATTTACCCCAGTTGGCCGAAACTCGACCGGCAGACTGAATTCCACCTGCCGCCTCATGGGCCGGTAGTCTTTGCCGCGGCCCTGCCAGCCGATGTCGAAGTCGAGTTTACCGACGAAAACCTCGAGCCGATCGATTTTTCCAGCGCCGCTGACCTGGTCGGGATTTCGGTGATGCTCTCCTGTCAGCTGCCGCGCGCCTTCGAGGTTGCTCGTCAATTCCGGGACCGCGGTCTGACCGTGATCTTCGGCGGCATCGCCACCATGCTGCACTCTGAAGAGGTAATGCAGCACGCCGACGCGGTCTTCCTCGGCGAAGTCGAGGGACGGATCG is a window encoding:
- a CDS encoding beta-ketoacyl synthase N-terminal-like domain-containing protein; this translates as MKARVLGSGWVTSGGWGQGGSDALFGLDGGRLPELTRKDLFADPYPRFGRLDPFSRLGLSAIALALADAGIASWQEKRPIGLVADSRYGCLATDFDYFRALLPEEGGLASPNLFAYTLPNTLLGEAAIRFGLTGPGFVQSSGEGSPFAALEVALELLCDGDAPAVVAGFCELPPLSAGGRSEPDRAGAAFLVLAPVEEDSAAGPRLTYDGTWRVDDRMVTDWPGLIAACRQPAGSEFCNKRKEPS